A portion of the Micromonospora vinacea genome contains these proteins:
- a CDS encoding RNA polymerase sigma factor, with protein MTQSDAELVVLAQAGDAAALGALLARHEAGMRAVALSVLGYGPDAEDAVQDTMVVALRRIGEVRDPNAVGPWLRAIVRNNSRMALRGPRAVPVAEPEWFTRPADTPTPEEALDRAAMRDWVWHSLGQLSEPDRLVTLLRYFSDASSYEQIAAVCGVPVGTVRSRLSHARRALAGGLRTAADAAHPDVTASNDSRWREGRDMITTAMGGDFERVVRESWWPDAEMIVPGGPRGGRDLAINGMNRDLAAGVRQRLRNVVTSGDVLIWETDLISPPDDPEHCPPAALWLQVLREGRVRQLTLFHPAPARV; from the coding sequence GTGACGCAGAGCGACGCGGAGCTGGTTGTGCTCGCGCAGGCGGGCGACGCGGCCGCGCTGGGGGCGCTGCTGGCCCGGCACGAGGCCGGGATGCGGGCCGTCGCGTTGAGCGTCCTCGGTTACGGGCCGGACGCCGAGGACGCGGTGCAGGACACGATGGTCGTCGCCCTGCGTCGCATCGGCGAGGTCCGCGACCCGAACGCCGTCGGCCCCTGGTTGCGGGCCATCGTCCGCAACAACAGCCGGATGGCGTTGCGCGGACCCAGAGCCGTCCCGGTCGCCGAGCCGGAGTGGTTCACCCGGCCCGCCGACACACCCACCCCGGAGGAGGCGCTGGACCGGGCCGCGATGCGCGACTGGGTGTGGCACTCCCTCGGGCAACTGTCCGAACCTGACCGGCTCGTCACCCTGCTGCGCTACTTCAGCGACGCGTCCTCGTACGAGCAGATCGCGGCCGTGTGTGGCGTGCCGGTCGGCACCGTCCGCAGCCGCCTCAGCCACGCCCGCCGTGCGCTCGCCGGCGGCCTCCGCACGGCGGCGGACGCCGCGCACCCGGACGTCACCGCCTCGAACGACTCGCGATGGCGCGAGGGCCGCGACATGATCACCACGGCGATGGGCGGCGACTTCGAGCGGGTGGTCCGCGAGAGCTGGTGGCCGGACGCCGAGATGATCGTGCCGGGCGGCCCGCGCGGTGGCCGTGACCTGGCGATCAACGGGATGAACCGCGACCTGGCCGCCGGCGTACGGCAGCGGCTGCGCAACGTGGTGACCAGCGGCGACGTGCTGATCTGGGAGACCGACCTGATCAGCCCGCCCGACGACCCGGAGCACTGCCCACCCGCGGCGCTGTGGTTGCAGGTGCTGCGCGAGGGCCGGGTACGCCAACTCACCCTCTTCCACCCCGCCCCGGCGCGGGTCTGA
- a CDS encoding helix-turn-helix transcriptional regulator, which translates to MSDTPARLLGLLSLLQTPREWPGSELATRLGVSLRTIRRDVERLRDLGYPVQATMGAIGGYRLVAGKAMPPLLLDDDEAVAIAVGLRTAAGHAVAGIEEASVRALAKLEQVLPSRLRHRVSALGAATEPLLTWERPTVDPEHLSTLAAAVNNRERLRFTYRRRDGVDAERLVEPYKLVSAGRRWYLVGYDNDRDDWRIFRVDRITALRSTGTRVAARQLPASDAASFMTEKLLELTPVYRAVVTLYAPVERMAGPLGGAGFDLEPIDATSCRLRSNADTLEWLAWRLLTLGCDLEVHEPPELIAHLRQLGSRATRAASPSAG; encoded by the coding sequence ATGTCCGACACCCCCGCCCGACTGCTGGGCCTGCTGTCACTGCTGCAGACGCCCCGCGAGTGGCCCGGCAGCGAACTGGCCACCCGGCTCGGCGTCAGCCTGCGCACCATCCGCCGCGACGTGGAGCGACTACGCGACCTCGGCTACCCGGTGCAGGCGACGATGGGTGCGATCGGTGGATACCGCCTGGTCGCCGGCAAGGCGATGCCGCCACTGTTGCTCGACGACGACGAGGCGGTGGCGATCGCGGTCGGCCTGCGCACCGCCGCCGGTCATGCGGTGGCCGGCATCGAGGAGGCCTCGGTACGAGCGCTGGCGAAGCTCGAACAGGTGCTGCCCTCCCGGCTGCGTCACCGCGTCAGCGCCCTGGGGGCGGCGACCGAACCGCTGCTCACCTGGGAGCGACCGACGGTCGACCCGGAGCACCTGAGCACCCTGGCCGCCGCCGTCAACAACCGGGAGCGGCTGCGGTTCACCTACCGCCGTCGCGACGGTGTGGACGCCGAACGGCTCGTTGAGCCCTACAAGCTGGTGTCGGCGGGCCGGCGCTGGTATCTGGTGGGCTACGACAACGACCGCGACGACTGGCGGATCTTCCGGGTCGACCGGATCACCGCCCTCCGATCCACTGGGACCCGGGTCGCCGCCCGGCAACTGCCGGCGTCGGACGCCGCCTCGTTCATGACGGAGAAGTTACTTGAGCTGACCCCCGTCTACCGGGCGGTGGTGACGCTGTACGCGCCGGTCGAGCGGATGGCGGGCCCACTCGGCGGCGCCGGCTTCGACCTGGAGCCGATCGACGCGACCTCGTGTCGGCTGCGCAGCAACGCCGACACGCTGGAGTGGCTGGCGTGGCGCCTGCTGACCCTCGGTTGCGACCTGGAGGTGCACGAGCCGCCCGAGTTGATCGCACACCTGCGGCAGCTCGGCAGCCGGGCCACCCGCGCTGCCAGCCCATCCGCAGGGTAG
- a CDS encoding HNH endonuclease signature motif containing protein: protein MVDGLAQAEDAIAACAETATWAQSEDELIAALDTVHRIEQRLAAVKLALIRELDGRGTATAQGASSTAVWLRERLRLSIPAARRLVDLAEVLDTGNPGVRHALTDGHITVDQARVIADTVDSVQTAAGPEAADKALGVLVEWAGQFDPTLLRKLSTRILDHVAPGIADAAAKAALEAEARRAIRDRHLTLSEQTDGRLRLSGILDAETAGLLRAAIDPLSAPTGPDDQRSPGQRRHDALSDVCRLALRTGELPEHGGDSAQIVVTTSYDGLSRQLGSGTLDTGLHLSPEAVRRLACDAAILPAVLSGAGQPLDLGRQRRLIAGPLRRALVLRDGGCAFPGCDRPPRWCDAHHIHHWADGGDTSLTNAVLLCGHHHRHLHHSDWAVRLAGDGHPEFVPPAWLDPEQVPRRNHYHRRT from the coding sequence ATGGTTGACGGGTTGGCGCAGGCAGAGGATGCCATCGCGGCCTGCGCCGAAACGGCCACCTGGGCACAGTCCGAGGACGAGCTGATCGCCGCGCTCGACACCGTGCACCGCATCGAGCAGCGTCTCGCCGCGGTGAAACTGGCCCTGATCCGTGAACTTGACGGCCGAGGCACCGCCACCGCGCAGGGCGCCTCCTCCACCGCGGTCTGGCTTCGCGAACGGTTACGCCTCAGCATCCCGGCCGCCCGCCGCCTCGTCGACCTCGCCGAGGTCCTTGACACCGGCAACCCTGGTGTACGCCACGCACTGACCGATGGCCACATCACCGTCGACCAGGCCCGGGTCATCGCCGACACGGTCGACAGCGTGCAGACCGCCGCCGGTCCCGAGGCCGCCGACAAGGCCCTCGGAGTGCTCGTCGAGTGGGCCGGGCAATTCGATCCCACCCTCTTACGCAAACTCAGCACCCGGATCCTCGACCACGTCGCACCCGGCATCGCCGACGCCGCTGCCAAAGCCGCCCTGGAAGCCGAAGCCCGCCGCGCCATCCGCGACCGTCACCTCACCCTCTCCGAGCAGACCGACGGTCGCCTGCGACTCAGCGGCATCCTCGACGCCGAGACCGCGGGGCTGCTCCGCGCCGCCATCGACCCCCTCAGCGCGCCAACCGGCCCCGATGACCAGCGCTCTCCCGGGCAACGCCGGCACGACGCTCTCAGCGACGTGTGCCGCCTCGCCCTGCGCACCGGCGAGTTGCCCGAGCACGGCGGTGATTCGGCCCAGATCGTCGTCACCACCAGCTACGACGGGCTGAGCCGGCAACTGGGCAGTGGCACCCTCGACACCGGCCTGCACCTCAGCCCCGAGGCCGTGCGCCGCCTCGCCTGCGACGCCGCCATTCTTCCCGCCGTCCTCAGCGGCGCCGGCCAACCACTCGACCTCGGCCGACAACGTCGTCTCATCGCCGGCCCGCTACGACGTGCTCTGGTGCTGCGGGACGGTGGATGCGCCTTCCCGGGCTGCGACCGACCGCCGCGCTGGTGCGACGCCCACCACATCCACCACTGGGCCGACGGTGGCGACACCAGCCTCACCAACGCCGTCCTGCTCTGCGGCCACCACCACCGGCACCTGCACCACAGCGACTGGGCCGTGCGACTGGCAGGCGACGGCCACCCCGAATTCGTGCCACCGGCCTGGCTCGACCCCGAACAGGTCCCTCGCCGCAACCACTACCACCGACGAACGTGA
- a CDS encoding IclR family transcriptional regulator domain-containing protein, with the protein MSDNGRGAGPDFIEALARGLDVLRSFRPACPSMTLSELAAATGLARPTVRRILITLESLGYVRAVGRGHTLTPRVLELGMAYVNALNMWDVARPHMEKLVAQTNESTSMAQLDGSDIVYVARVAVPKIVTLGVTIGTRFPAPATSMGKVLLAALPPDTLATVLAEPSRSGITPRWQPAPGDLDAVLREVRAKGWALADQDLAPGIRSVATGVRDGDGRVVAAINVTVHAAETSLETLREEHLPKLLRAAADIGHDWALTAAVPVITA; encoded by the coding sequence ATGAGTGACAACGGAAGGGGCGCCGGGCCCGACTTCATCGAGGCTCTCGCCCGTGGCCTCGACGTCCTGCGCTCCTTCCGTCCCGCCTGCCCCTCGATGACGCTCAGCGAGCTCGCCGCCGCCACCGGCCTGGCCCGCCCCACCGTCCGGCGCATCCTCATCACGCTCGAATCGCTGGGCTACGTCCGCGCCGTGGGCCGCGGCCACACCCTCACCCCGCGCGTCCTGGAGCTGGGGATGGCGTACGTCAACGCGCTGAACATGTGGGACGTGGCCCGGCCGCACATGGAGAAGCTCGTCGCGCAGACCAACGAGTCGACCTCGATGGCCCAGCTCGACGGCAGCGACATCGTCTACGTCGCCCGGGTGGCCGTCCCCAAGATCGTCACCCTGGGCGTCACCATCGGCACCCGCTTCCCGGCACCCGCGACGTCGATGGGCAAGGTGCTGCTCGCGGCCCTCCCACCGGACACTCTGGCGACCGTCCTCGCCGAGCCCAGCCGCTCCGGCATCACGCCGCGCTGGCAGCCCGCACCGGGCGACCTCGACGCTGTGCTGCGCGAGGTCCGGGCCAAGGGCTGGGCGCTCGCCGACCAGGACCTGGCACCGGGAATCCGGTCCGTCGCCACCGGCGTACGCGACGGCGACGGTCGGGTCGTCGCCGCCATCAACGTCACAGTGCACGCCGCCGAGACCTCGCTGGAGACCCTGCGCGAGGAGCACCTTCCGAAGTTGTTGCGCGCGGCCGCCGACATCGGTCACGACTGGGCACTCACCGCCGCCGTGCCGGTAATCACGGCGTAG
- a CDS encoding DinB family protein, translating to MKADLRSYLKGGRESLLWKLDGLGEYDIRRPLTPTATNLLGLVKHAAAMEILYFGVVFGRPFEQELPYVGDGAEPNADMWATADETREEIVGLYRRAIAHADTTIEALALDEVGHVPWWGDAAVTLHHVLVHVIAETQRHAGHADIVRELVDGAAGLLPKNDNLPPVDESWWLDHRQRVEQAALDASKRSS from the coding sequence ATGAAGGCGGACCTGCGCAGTTACCTGAAGGGCGGCCGCGAGTCGCTGCTGTGGAAGCTCGACGGGCTCGGCGAATACGACATTCGGCGTCCGTTGACCCCGACCGCTACCAACTTGCTCGGTCTGGTGAAGCACGCGGCGGCCATGGAGATCCTGTACTTCGGCGTCGTGTTCGGCCGACCGTTCGAGCAGGAGCTGCCCTACGTCGGCGACGGGGCGGAGCCCAATGCCGACATGTGGGCGACCGCCGATGAGACCCGCGAGGAGATCGTCGGACTGTACCGTCGCGCGATCGCCCACGCCGACACCACCATCGAAGCCCTTGCGCTGGATGAGGTCGGCCACGTGCCGTGGTGGGGCGATGCGGCGGTCACGTTGCACCACGTCCTGGTCCACGTCATCGCAGAAACCCAACGGCATGCCGGCCACGCTGACATCGTGCGCGAGCTCGTCGACGGCGCTGCCGGGTTGCTGCCCAAGAACGACAACCTGCCCCCCGTGGACGAGTCATGGTGGCTGGACCACCGCCAGCGGGTGGAGCAGGCTGCCCTCGACGCCAGCAAACGCAGCAGCTAG
- a CDS encoding DUF5709 domain-containing protein, with the protein MSQTERVDSVDEWNVAEDDGVLDASDTLDDDRVGDPLDTGIIAEDHWTAANRFGTTPAEERAGESLEQHLAQEVPDVDPYAEGGDDEDELTRRGYEAEARAGRLVAYDEGVREDDEAESVAWDAGIDAGAASAEEAAIHLVEDPDGPGDGPLR; encoded by the coding sequence GTGAGCCAGACCGAACGAGTGGATTCCGTCGACGAGTGGAACGTGGCCGAGGACGACGGGGTCCTGGACGCCTCCGACACCCTCGACGACGACCGGGTCGGCGACCCCCTCGACACCGGCATCATCGCCGAGGACCACTGGACGGCGGCGAACCGGTTCGGCACCACGCCGGCCGAGGAGCGGGCGGGCGAGTCCCTGGAGCAGCACCTCGCCCAGGAGGTGCCGGATGTCGACCCCTACGCCGAGGGTGGCGACGACGAGGACGAGCTGACCCGCCGGGGGTACGAGGCGGAGGCGCGCGCCGGCCGTCTCGTCGCCTACGACGAGGGCGTCCGCGAGGACGACGAGGCCGAGTCGGTGGCGTGGGACGCCGGCATCGACGCTGGTGCCGCCAGCGCGGAGGAAGCGGCGATCCACCTGGTCGAGGACCCGGACGGGCCCGGCGACGGTCCGTTGCGCTGA
- a CDS encoding DHA2 family efflux MFS transporter permease subunit codes for MTQQSIATSDKLDGAVLKVAGVVVLGAIMSILDVTVVSVALPTFQNEFDASYARVAWTMTAYTLALATVIPLSGWAADRFGTKRLYMVALALFTIGSGLCAMADTIGELIGYRVLQGLGGGMLMPLGMTIMTRAAGPHRIGRLMAVLGIPMLLGPIGGPILGGWLIDTASWHWIFLINLPIGVIALIYAQFALPKDAPEPSESFDFVGMLMLSPGLALFLYGVSSLPEAGTFAEAKVWAPMLVGGALVVAFVLYSFKPRHPLLDLRLFRNRSLTIASVTMFVFIIAFMGAGLLFPSYFLQVRGESTLAAGLLMAPQGIGAMITMPIAGTLADRVPIGRTVPFALGLIVVGFFGFTQVDPQTSYWLLGGSLFVMGLGMGGTMMPIMTSALRTLSANDVARGSTLVNILQQIGGSVGAAVMSVILTNELNGSRQIPGLVDESGKPVTEAGLAIASQQRPELLQQMPVDPSLIERGLDFAAKSFASTFWVAFALVVLTLIPAAFLPRRRQPAQLDDPQGEQVRTPVVIH; via the coding sequence GTGACACAGCAATCCATCGCGACATCGGACAAACTCGACGGTGCGGTGCTCAAGGTGGCGGGCGTCGTCGTCCTTGGCGCGATCATGTCGATCCTCGACGTGACGGTGGTCAGCGTGGCGCTGCCCACATTCCAGAACGAGTTCGACGCGTCCTACGCCCGCGTCGCCTGGACCATGACCGCCTACACCCTCGCCCTCGCCACAGTGATCCCGCTCAGCGGGTGGGCGGCGGACCGGTTCGGCACCAAACGGCTCTACATGGTGGCGTTGGCCCTGTTCACCATCGGGTCGGGGCTCTGCGCCATGGCCGACACGATCGGTGAGCTGATCGGCTACCGGGTCCTGCAGGGCCTCGGCGGCGGCATGCTGATGCCGCTGGGCATGACCATCATGACCCGGGCGGCCGGCCCGCACCGGATCGGCCGGTTGATGGCAGTGCTCGGCATCCCGATGCTGCTGGGGCCGATCGGCGGCCCGATCCTCGGCGGTTGGCTGATCGACACCGCGAGCTGGCACTGGATCTTCCTGATCAACCTGCCGATCGGCGTGATCGCCCTGATCTACGCGCAGTTCGCGCTGCCGAAGGACGCGCCCGAGCCGTCCGAGTCGTTCGACTTCGTCGGCATGCTCATGCTCTCGCCGGGCCTCGCCCTCTTCCTCTACGGCGTGTCGTCCCTGCCGGAGGCGGGCACCTTCGCCGAGGCCAAGGTCTGGGCCCCGATGCTGGTCGGCGGTGCGCTGGTGGTGGCGTTCGTGCTCTACTCGTTCAAGCCCCGGCACCCGCTGCTCGACCTGCGGCTGTTCCGCAACCGCAGCCTGACCATCGCGTCGGTGACGATGTTCGTGTTCATCATCGCGTTCATGGGCGCCGGCCTGCTGTTCCCGAGCTACTTCCTGCAGGTGCGCGGCGAGTCGACGCTGGCCGCCGGCCTGCTGATGGCCCCGCAGGGCATCGGCGCGATGATCACCATGCCGATCGCCGGCACGCTGGCCGACCGGGTGCCGATCGGGCGTACCGTCCCGTTCGCGCTGGGTCTCATCGTCGTCGGGTTCTTCGGCTTCACCCAGGTCGACCCGCAGACGTCGTACTGGCTGCTCGGCGGTTCGCTGTTCGTGATGGGCCTCGGCATGGGCGGCACGATGATGCCGATCATGACGTCGGCGCTGCGGACGTTGTCGGCCAACGACGTGGCCCGCGGCTCGACGCTGGTCAACATCCTCCAGCAGATCGGCGGCTCGGTCGGTGCCGCCGTGATGTCGGTGATCCTCACCAACGAGCTGAACGGCTCGCGGCAGATCCCCGGCCTGGTGGACGAGAGCGGCAAGCCGGTCACCGAGGCCGGGCTGGCCATCGCCTCCCAGCAGCGGCCGGAGCTGCTTCAGCAGATGCCGGTGGACCCGTCGCTCATCGAGCGCGGGCTCGACTTCGCCGCCAAGTCGTTCGCCAGCACGTTCTGGGTCGCGTTCGCGCTTGTTGTGCTCACGCTCATCCCGGCGGCGTTCCTGCCGCGACGACGTCAGCCGGCGCAGCTCGACGACCCGCAGGGCGAGCAGGTCAGGACGCCCGTCGTCATCCACTGA
- a CDS encoding alpha/beta fold hydrolase: MGFTSHDVSALAPGAHTFTVDGVRQVYHVAGTGPVCVAHSGGPGIGWAYLRTPSLEAHFTMVYVEPVGTGASGQLDNSDDYRLDTYVRFLHAVVEHLGEPRVYLLGHSHGGFVVQRYALAHPDRIAGLALYDTSPVTGAEFWAEAMAGLAAYPQRHPDRPEAAAVPAAFAQIGGATDDESLGAALRAALPVYFADFWGRQDEFVPFQAAVRIWATPAGAQDPTPFDVRENLGEITVPVVVIVGAYDFICGPRWAEQLHAGLPDSRLVTLERSGHFAHIEQPVEFTDAVAELLKR, translated from the coding sequence ATGGGTTTCACCAGCCACGACGTCAGCGCCCTCGCACCCGGTGCCCACACGTTCACAGTGGATGGCGTTCGGCAGGTCTACCACGTCGCCGGCACCGGCCCGGTCTGCGTGGCGCACTCCGGCGGCCCGGGCATCGGGTGGGCGTACCTGCGGACGCCCAGCCTTGAGGCGCACTTCACGATGGTCTACGTCGAACCGGTGGGTACGGGCGCGTCGGGGCAGCTCGACAACTCCGACGATTACCGTCTCGACACGTATGTCCGGTTCCTGCACGCCGTCGTCGAGCACCTCGGCGAACCCCGGGTGTACCTCCTCGGGCACTCGCACGGCGGTTTCGTCGTCCAGCGGTACGCGCTCGCGCACCCGGACCGGATCGCCGGCCTCGCCCTGTACGACACCTCGCCCGTCACCGGCGCCGAGTTCTGGGCCGAGGCCATGGCCGGCCTCGCCGCCTACCCGCAGCGGCACCCGGATCGGCCGGAGGCGGCGGCGGTCCCGGCCGCCTTCGCGCAGATCGGCGGCGCGACTGACGACGAGTCGCTGGGAGCCGCGCTGCGCGCCGCCCTGCCGGTGTACTTCGCGGACTTCTGGGGCCGACAGGACGAGTTCGTCCCGTTCCAGGCGGCCGTCCGAATCTGGGCGACGCCCGCCGGCGCGCAGGACCCCACGCCCTTCGACGTCCGGGAGAACCTCGGTGAGATCACTGTGCCCGTCGTGGTGATCGTCGGGGCGTACGACTTCATCTGCGGCCCCCGCTGGGCCGAGCAGTTGCACGCGGGGCTTCCGGACTCGCGGCTGGTGACGTTGGAGCGAAGCGGACACTTCGCGCACATCGAGCAGCCGGTGGAGTTCACCGACGCCGTGGCGGAGCTGCTGAAGCGGTGA